A stretch of Paenibacillus mucilaginosus 3016 DNA encodes these proteins:
- a CDS encoding THUMP domain-containing class I SAM-dependent RNA methyltransferase, translating to MSMDTIELIATAPMGLEAVVAREVRELGYDQVTTENGRVTFKGDLLAIARANLWLRTADRVLVKMGQFEARTFDDLFEGVKALPWPDWIPEDAEFPVEGRSHKSQLSSVPACQGIVKKAVVEKMKLTYGTEWFRETGGRYVIEVALLNDIATITLDTTGPGLHKRGYRKLVTEAPLKETMAAAMVLLSRWQAERPLYDPFCGSGTIPVEAAMIGWNIAPGLRRTFNSEGWPVIPQELWEQARDEAYDLVKDDVPLQIMGSDIDPEAIKVAEASAKAAGLAKELRLEVLPVSKIQTRGDYGCIITNPPYGERLGDAREAERAVRQLGSIYAQLPTWSAFILSPGKQLEHYMGRPSDKKRKLFNGRIECNLYQYFAPGGLYGWLRDGGKSPEA from the coding sequence ATGTCCATGGATACGATAGAATTGATCGCCACAGCCCCGATGGGACTCGAGGCGGTCGTCGCCCGCGAAGTGCGGGAGCTCGGTTACGACCAGGTCACCACGGAGAACGGACGGGTCACCTTCAAGGGCGACCTGCTGGCCATCGCCCGCGCTAACCTCTGGCTGCGGACGGCCGACCGCGTGCTGGTGAAGATGGGCCAGTTCGAGGCCCGCACCTTCGACGACCTGTTCGAAGGTGTGAAGGCCCTGCCTTGGCCGGACTGGATTCCCGAGGACGCGGAATTCCCGGTGGAAGGACGCTCCCACAAGTCCCAGCTTTCGAGCGTCCCTGCCTGTCAGGGGATCGTGAAGAAGGCGGTCGTGGAAAAGATGAAGCTGACCTACGGCACCGAATGGTTCCGTGAAACGGGCGGACGCTATGTCATCGAGGTGGCACTCCTGAACGATATCGCCACGATCACGCTCGACACGACCGGCCCCGGCTTGCACAAGCGCGGCTACCGCAAGCTCGTGACCGAAGCCCCGCTGAAAGAGACGATGGCGGCGGCCATGGTGCTGCTCAGCCGCTGGCAGGCGGAGCGCCCGCTCTACGACCCGTTCTGCGGGTCGGGCACGATCCCGGTCGAAGCCGCGATGATCGGCTGGAACATCGCTCCCGGGCTGCGCCGCACGTTCAACAGCGAGGGCTGGCCCGTTATCCCGCAGGAGCTATGGGAGCAGGCGCGTGATGAAGCGTATGACCTCGTGAAGGACGACGTGCCGCTGCAGATCATGGGTTCGGACATCGACCCGGAGGCGATCAAGGTCGCCGAGGCCTCCGCCAAGGCCGCGGGCCTTGCGAAGGAGCTGCGCCTCGAGGTGCTGCCGGTGTCGAAGATCCAGACCCGCGGCGACTACGGCTGCATCATCACGAACCCGCCTTACGGCGAGCGGCTCGGCGACGCCCGCGAAGCCGAACGGGCCGTACGCCAGCTCGGCTCGATCTACGCGCAGCTGCCGACCTGGTCGGCCTTCATTCTCTCGCCGGGCAAGCAGCTCGAGCACTACATGGGCCGCCCGTCGGACAAGAAGCGCAAGCTGTTCAACGGCCGCATCGAGTGCAACCTGTACCAATACTTCGCCCCCGGCGGCCTCTATGGCTGGCTCAGGGACGGCGGCAAGAGCCCTGAAGCGTGA
- a CDS encoding DUF92 domain-containing protein: MSDLLIGLLGSAGIAGAAYLKRSLSLSGFLAAVLLGTAMYSAGSAAWFGTLIAFFITSSLLSKVKAKRKAAAEEGYAKGSRRDAGQVLANGGLGLLLCLGAALFPHPAWWAAFIGVMATVTADTWATEVGGLSPTAPRSIVTLRPVPAGTSGGVTPLGLGASAAGGLFIGAAAWALGLLSAEPALPAGSVASAAGLCAMGLAGGLAGSLADSWLGAVCQAMYRCSVCGRDIEKNRHCGAAAVPVRGFSWMTNDLVNFLSSAAGGAAAWALSLVFA, from the coding sequence ATGTCTGATCTGCTTATCGGGCTGCTGGGAAGCGCCGGGATTGCGGGAGCGGCTTATCTCAAGCGTTCGCTCTCCCTCTCGGGCTTCCTGGCGGCCGTCCTGCTTGGCACCGCCATGTATTCCGCCGGCAGCGCAGCCTGGTTCGGCACGCTGATTGCTTTCTTCATCACCTCGTCCCTGCTCTCGAAGGTTAAGGCGAAGCGCAAGGCGGCGGCCGAGGAAGGCTACGCGAAGGGCAGCCGGCGCGATGCGGGCCAGGTGCTCGCCAACGGCGGCCTCGGCCTGCTGCTCTGCCTGGGCGCGGCCCTCTTCCCGCATCCGGCCTGGTGGGCCGCCTTCATCGGCGTGATGGCCACGGTCACGGCCGACACCTGGGCCACCGAGGTCGGCGGCCTCAGCCCCACCGCGCCGCGGTCGATCGTCACGCTCCGCCCCGTGCCGGCCGGCACCTCCGGCGGCGTGACGCCGCTTGGCCTCGGCGCCTCCGCTGCCGGCGGCCTCTTCATCGGCGCGGCCGCGTGGGCGCTGGGCCTGCTGTCCGCGGAGCCGGCGCTGCCGGCCGGCTCGGTGGCTTCGGCTGCCGGGCTCTGCGCCATGGGCCTGGCCGGCGGTCTCGCCGGCTCGCTGGCCGACTCGTGGCTTGGCGCGGTCTGCCAAGCGATGTACCGGTGCAGCGTCTGCGGCCGGGACATCGAAAAAAACCGCCACTGCGGGGCAGCGGCGGTTCCGGTTCGGGGCTTCTCCTGGATGACGAACGATCTCGTCAACTTCCTGAGCTCGGCGGCCGGCGGTGCGGCCGCATGGGCGCTGAGTCTGGTTTTCGCGTAA
- a CDS encoding fumarylacetoacetate hydrolase family protein, with protein sequence MNESIRNIYCVGRNYGLHAAELGNDIPEEPMIFTKPTHALTAIDGGEISLPEGRGEVHYEAELVLHVGRAYTPGITVDELVDRMALGVDFTLRDVQSVLKKKGHPWLPAKGFLNSAALTEFRPFPGFEQVKQVEYTLRRNGEEVQRGNLNDMIFNLQVIVDYIAKHYGLGAGDIIYTGTPAGVAAAHEGDRFELLWGETAFGAFTARFGK encoded by the coding sequence ATGAACGAATCCATCCGCAACATTTATTGTGTAGGACGCAATTACGGGCTGCATGCCGCCGAGCTTGGCAATGACATTCCCGAGGAGCCGATGATCTTCACGAAGCCGACGCATGCTCTGACGGCCATCGACGGAGGGGAGATTTCGCTGCCGGAAGGCCGCGGGGAGGTTCACTACGAAGCCGAGCTGGTGCTGCACGTGGGACGAGCGTACACGCCCGGCATCACGGTCGACGAGCTTGTCGACCGGATGGCGCTCGGTGTTGATTTTACGCTTCGCGACGTGCAGTCCGTTCTCAAAAAGAAGGGACATCCGTGGCTGCCGGCCAAGGGCTTCCTGAACTCGGCGGCACTAACCGAATTCCGCCCGTTCCCGGGGTTCGAGCAGGTGAAGCAGGTGGAGTACACGCTCCGGCGCAACGGGGAAGAGGTGCAGCGGGGCAATCTCAATGACATGATCTTTAACCTGCAGGTCATTGTCGACTATATTGCCAAGCACTACGGGCTGGGAGCGGGAGATATCATCTACACGGGAACTCCTGCCGGCGTGGCTGCCGCGCACGAAGGCGACCGCTTCGAGCTCCTCTGGGGCGAGACGGCGTTCGGCGCGTTCACGGCCCGTTTCGGGAAGTAA
- a CDS encoding CapA family protein, which yields MWLKIGALVGVTIGAFIYLIGWLEGPQPGSVETPAQQPAVVLDKPQTVPEKAEEPAGAADEPKPETVPVTPTAGENGGALPAAGGSSPRVKLSFVGDVMFAGRVEDIVKKNGYAYPFEQVKSYLEKADLTVANLETPITASGTAQSKEYVYRSSPLALPELKGAGVDLVNLANNHTMDYGEKGLLDTLDHLDAQGIRRVGGGRSADEAYHHEIVDQNGMKIAFLGFSEVLPDASWFAGAGKPGLAESYSVKRPLEAIAKARAEADLVVVIAHWGEEREERMNEKQRDLAHQYIDAGADLIIASHPHVLQGFEQYNGKWIAYSLGNFIFTTNSNPNTLESMILDASCTKERSCDLSLVPIHTEWAHPVPMEAEKGKKLFEKLTRISYNAKVDGEGKVTAGPVNPYKAPAGPVPLPSKTTNKSGAVSTGTGTSSKSASTKPTTESAKTKTTTTTSTKSKENTSTGTQGTAVKKPAATTTKE from the coding sequence ATGTGGCTGAAGATCGGGGCTCTGGTCGGCGTAACGATAGGCGCTTTCATTTATTTGATCGGCTGGCTTGAAGGGCCTCAGCCCGGCAGCGTCGAGACCCCGGCCCAGCAGCCGGCAGTTGTATTGGACAAGCCGCAGACGGTGCCGGAAAAGGCGGAAGAACCCGCGGGAGCGGCCGATGAGCCGAAGCCGGAGACGGTTCCGGTCACGCCGACGGCTGGAGAGAACGGAGGCGCGCTGCCGGCGGCCGGCGGGAGCAGTCCGCGCGTCAAGCTGAGCTTCGTCGGTGACGTCATGTTCGCCGGCAGAGTGGAGGACATCGTGAAGAAGAACGGATATGCTTATCCGTTCGAGCAGGTGAAGTCTTACTTGGAGAAGGCGGACCTGACGGTGGCCAACCTGGAGACGCCGATTACTGCGAGCGGTACGGCACAGTCCAAGGAATACGTGTACCGCTCGTCCCCGCTGGCCCTGCCGGAGCTCAAGGGGGCCGGTGTGGATCTCGTGAACCTGGCCAACAACCATACGATGGATTACGGCGAGAAGGGGCTGCTCGATACGCTCGATCACCTGGATGCGCAGGGAATTCGCCGGGTAGGCGGCGGCAGGAGTGCGGACGAGGCTTACCACCATGAGATCGTCGACCAGAACGGCATGAAGATCGCCTTCCTCGGATTCTCCGAGGTGCTGCCGGATGCCTCCTGGTTCGCGGGGGCCGGCAAGCCGGGCCTTGCCGAGAGCTATTCGGTGAAGCGGCCGCTGGAAGCCATAGCGAAGGCCCGGGCGGAAGCCGATCTTGTCGTGGTGATAGCCCACTGGGGGGAAGAGCGCGAGGAGCGGATGAACGAGAAGCAGAGAGATCTGGCGCACCAGTACATCGATGCGGGCGCCGACCTGATCATTGCGAGCCATCCTCACGTGCTGCAGGGCTTCGAACAGTACAATGGCAAGTGGATCGCTTACAGCCTCGGCAATTTTATTTTTACTACGAATTCGAACCCGAACACCCTCGAGAGCATGATCCTCGACGCCTCCTGCACCAAGGAGCGCAGCTGCGACCTCAGTCTGGTGCCGATCCACACGGAATGGGCTCATCCGGTGCCTATGGAAGCGGAGAAGGGGAAGAAGCTCTTCGAGAAGCTGACACGGATTTCCTATAACGCCAAGGTGGACGGAGAGGGGAAAGTGACGGCAGGGCCGGTCAACCCTTACAAGGCGCCTGCGGGCCCGGTACCGCTGCCGTCCAAGACGACGAACAAGAGCGGGGCGGTCTCCACGGGAACGGGAACGTCCTCGAAGTCCGCCTCCACCAAGCCGACGACAGAGTCTGCGAAGACGAAGACAACGACAACGACAAGCACCAAGTCGAAGGAGAACACGTCAACGGGAACCCAGGGAACGGCCGTGAAGAAACCGGCTGCGACGACAACCAAAGAATAA
- a CDS encoding esterase-like activity of phytase family protein yields MKQMGSRAKWMMGSLAALSLLAAQGVDAAEEGLRAAAVKYGIWSGGQQVSLEKDPVVIDGSTYVPLRSLGEALGKQVEWDEWNGAIRLKDRPEIAAVHTWKTPGTLTGDLKEGGFSGLLHLPGDPEDTFYTLADRGPNGEFGKDKLRTFPDAGYVPRIYKIKAAGGGIQVLETIKLHLPAGRSDKVTGSPGISGLPNVDGPDEVPYDASGTQQLAYDPDGLDLEGIAYSPSDDTFWLADEYRPSLVQVKRDGTILGRYVPQGMKELLEKAGAQTELYDVLPGVYAKRISNRGFEGVSISPDGRYLFASIQSPMAVPDKKTGEASRALRILKLELASKKVVGEYLYVAENAELFEGVKQKDIVISDLSALSEGVLLVDERDKNAGAEAQIKRIYRADFSQATNLLGTEHSEKLEAMSIAEIREKGIVPAAKELIADVAQLGYPYEKLEGLAVVDKQTLVIVNDNDFGVDGYDAQGKLQVKELPTELYLIRLKEELR; encoded by the coding sequence ATGAAACAGATGGGCAGCAGAGCCAAATGGATGATGGGATCGCTTGCGGCGTTATCGCTGCTGGCGGCACAGGGTGTGGATGCGGCGGAGGAGGGACTGCGCGCGGCGGCAGTCAAGTACGGGATCTGGTCCGGCGGACAGCAGGTCAGCCTGGAGAAGGACCCGGTCGTCATCGACGGCAGCACCTACGTTCCGCTGCGTTCGCTGGGGGAAGCGCTGGGCAAGCAGGTGGAGTGGGATGAGTGGAACGGTGCCATCCGGCTGAAGGACCGGCCGGAGATCGCAGCGGTACATACATGGAAGACACCGGGAACGCTCACCGGAGACCTGAAGGAAGGGGGATTCTCGGGTCTTCTGCATCTGCCGGGCGATCCGGAAGATACGTTCTATACGCTGGCGGACCGGGGGCCGAACGGCGAATTCGGCAAGGACAAGCTCCGCACGTTCCCGGATGCCGGTTATGTGCCACGGATCTATAAAATTAAGGCGGCCGGCGGCGGGATTCAGGTGCTGGAGACGATCAAGCTTCATCTGCCGGCCGGCCGCTCCGATAAGGTGACCGGATCCCCCGGGATTTCGGGACTGCCGAACGTGGACGGACCGGACGAGGTTCCTTATGACGCGTCGGGCACGCAGCAGCTAGCCTATGATCCGGACGGGCTTGACTTGGAAGGGATCGCCTACAGCCCGTCGGACGATACGTTCTGGCTCGCCGATGAATACCGCCCGTCGCTCGTGCAGGTGAAGCGGGACGGCACCATTCTCGGCCGCTATGTCCCCCAAGGAATGAAAGAGCTGCTGGAAAAAGCAGGGGCGCAGACGGAGCTCTACGATGTGCTCCCTGGAGTATACGCCAAGCGCATTTCGAACCGGGGCTTCGAAGGGGTGAGCATCTCCCCGGACGGCAGGTACCTGTTCGCTTCCATTCAGAGTCCGATGGCCGTGCCGGACAAGAAGACCGGGGAAGCCTCGCGGGCCCTGCGTATTCTTAAGCTGGAGCTCGCCTCGAAGAAGGTGGTGGGCGAGTACCTCTACGTGGCCGAGAACGCCGAGCTGTTCGAGGGTGTCAAACAAAAGGACATCGTCATCAGCGATCTGTCGGCGTTGAGCGAAGGTGTGCTGCTGGTGGACGAGCGTGACAAGAACGCAGGTGCGGAGGCTCAGATCAAGCGTATTTACCGGGCGGACTTCTCGCAGGCGACGAATCTGCTCGGGACCGAGCACAGCGAGAAGCTGGAGGCTATGAGTATCGCCGAGATCCGGGAGAAGGGGATCGTCCCTGCCGCCAAGGAGCTTATTGCGGATGTGGCCCAGCTCGGCTACCCGTATGAGAAGCTGGAAGGACTCGCTGTTGTCGACAAGCAAACGCTGGTCATTGTCAACGACAATGATTTCGGCGTCGACGGCTACGACGCACAGGGAAAGCTGCAGGTGAAAGAGCTGCCGACCGAGCTGTACCTGATCCGTCTGAAGGAAGAGCTGCGCTAG
- a CDS encoding DUF2935 domain-containing protein: protein MKGSGFVRSALFEHRFWLQVLGDHARFIKGGLSADEKVELERAEGFIRLMDDLLAQARGELAEEALLELTREAGHAAQELRAFKLHLLERHLTGRIGLSLSPSFLSHMVNELEEYLRVLSYLSAGRPAPVWGELHHHLVWLQDAYGHAASIAGEMDMAETKLIDMAKTFDKHFRDYYLKAVELAGYMRTRLKEFPALARLNKEVELEMVLFRQFLSELEEMRLSKEALGTLTPLMADHMAREECYYLVKLSETADVKPPGCDPTKERTEG, encoded by the coding sequence ATGAAGGGGAGCGGATTTGTGAGATCGGCGCTGTTCGAGCACCGGTTCTGGCTGCAGGTGCTGGGAGACCATGCCCGGTTCATCAAGGGAGGGCTGTCCGCAGACGAGAAGGTGGAGCTCGAGCGGGCGGAGGGATTCATCCGCCTGATGGATGATCTGCTGGCGCAGGCCCGCGGAGAGCTGGCCGAAGAGGCACTGCTGGAGCTCACTCGGGAGGCGGGCCATGCGGCACAGGAGCTGAGGGCATTCAAGCTGCATCTGCTGGAGCGGCATCTCACGGGACGGATCGGTCTGAGCCTCTCGCCGTCATTCCTGAGCCACATGGTCAATGAGCTGGAAGAGTACCTGCGGGTGCTGAGTTATTTGTCGGCCGGACGCCCGGCGCCCGTGTGGGGAGAGCTGCACCACCACCTGGTCTGGCTGCAGGATGCTTACGGGCATGCCGCCTCTATCGCGGGCGAGATGGACATGGCGGAGACGAAGCTGATCGATATGGCCAAGACATTCGACAAGCACTTTCGCGATTATTACCTGAAGGCCGTAGAGCTGGCGGGCTATATGCGCACCCGGCTCAAGGAATTCCCGGCCCTGGCGCGGCTGAATAAGGAAGTGGAGCTCGAGATGGTGCTCTTCCGGCAGTTCCTCAGCGAGCTGGAGGAGATGAGGCTGAGCAAGGAAGCGCTCGGCACGCTCACGCCCCTCATGGCCGACCACATGGCCCGGGAAGAGTGCTACTACCTCGTGAAGCTGTCGGAGACCGCGGATGTGAAGCCGCCGGGCTGCGACCCGACCAAGGAGCGGACCGAGGGATAG
- a CDS encoding O-methyltransferase, producing the protein MTAEQTAEQYMESLYGEDPQLKRVKEGIAASGMRDISIEPGYGRLLTLLVGITGAKQVMEIGALGGYSGMCLVRGLPEEGRLVSLELNPDFAAVARRHLEEAGYGDRVEYRIGEALDSLKQLEEEGRRFDLFFIDADKGNYPNYLEWAIRLANPGALIVGDNLLMRGKTTNPEEKGNGVTRMREFNQMIAQDPRLEGVLLPAYDGLALARVK; encoded by the coding sequence ATGACGGCGGAGCAAACGGCCGAACAATATATGGAATCGCTGTACGGGGAGGACCCGCAGCTGAAGCGGGTGAAGGAAGGCATCGCGGCCAGCGGCATGCGCGATATCTCGATTGAGCCCGGCTACGGCCGGCTGCTGACCCTGCTGGTCGGCATCACGGGGGCCAAGCAGGTGATGGAGATCGGCGCGCTGGGCGGGTACAGCGGCATGTGCCTCGTCCGGGGACTGCCGGAGGAAGGCCGGCTGGTTTCCCTGGAGCTGAATCCGGATTTTGCGGCGGTGGCCCGCAGGCATCTGGAGGAAGCGGGGTACGGGGACCGGGTCGAATACCGGATCGGCGAAGCGCTGGACAGCCTGAAGCAGCTGGAGGAGGAAGGACGCAGGTTTGACCTGTTCTTCATCGACGCGGACAAAGGAAATTACCCGAACTACCTGGAATGGGCGATCCGGCTGGCCAATCCGGGGGCACTCATCGTGGGAGACAACCTGCTCATGCGCGGGAAGACGACGAATCCCGAGGAGAAGGGCAATGGCGTGACCCGCATGCGGGAGTTCAACCAGATGATCGCGCAGGATCCGCGGCTGGAGGGCGTTCTGCTGCCGGCTTACGACGGGCTCGCCCTGGCGCGGGTGAAGTAA
- a CDS encoding DinB family protein → MYTTIQSFIAEYENESLATRKLLDALTDVSLSQEIAPGFRSLGPLAWHLVHKDHGLLTGAGLSFQAPAADSETPASAASIAEAYRTVTQSILSAVREQWSDEALGETVQIFGQSWTKGLTLYIFLKHEIHHRGQLTILMRQAGLPVAGMYGPSKEEWSAMGMAAPV, encoded by the coding sequence ATGTATACGACCATTCAAAGCTTCATCGCCGAATACGAGAACGAGTCCCTGGCTACCCGGAAGCTGCTCGATGCTCTAACCGACGTCTCGCTGTCCCAGGAGATCGCTCCCGGCTTCCGGAGCCTCGGCCCTCTGGCCTGGCACCTGGTTCACAAAGACCACGGACTGCTGACAGGCGCCGGTCTCTCGTTCCAAGCGCCGGCGGCGGACAGTGAGACGCCCGCTTCCGCCGCTTCCATTGCGGAGGCTTACCGCACGGTGACCCAGTCGATCCTAAGCGCGGTACGTGAGCAGTGGAGCGACGAGGCGCTTGGGGAGACGGTACAGATCTTTGGACAGTCCTGGACCAAGGGGCTGACGCTGTACATTTTCCTGAAGCACGAAATTCATCACCGGGGCCAACTGACCATCCTGATGCGCCAGGCCGGGCTGCCGGTTGCGGGCATGTACGGTCCGTCCAAGGAAGAATGGTCGGCGATGGGAATGGCCGCCCCGGTTTGA
- a CDS encoding MFS transporter: protein MPGWKTNLTVLWFGQFLVMAGMTMIVPFLPLYLQELGVTEPHALATWSGIIFAGNFVTSFVFQPLWGGLADRYGRKVMLLRSGFGMAVVMTLMGFATGPWHLLLLRLVNGTISGFIPAGVALMSATAPRERMGFAMGTLQSGAVAGSILGPLFGGLLAEWIGYRYIFYITGGLLFLASMLAALLVKETFDSKAAAQKPKQSMSAAFKQLRGIPQLPSLYAVTFLIQFSLLSVLPLLPLFVQKLHGTGEMLAFYAGMVGSITGFSNMIASPLLGRLSDRIGPERILAICLIGAAIASVPQALVQNVWQLFAARFFLGIFLGGLLPTVNSLIRKYTPGGMESRSYSFNSSALSLGNMLGPVVGGFVSGYVTIQQLFLISAVLLFVNAVWVYKSLLSRLPRKGSSGSGEAPASP, encoded by the coding sequence TTGCCCGGATGGAAAACGAATCTCACCGTACTATGGTTCGGACAGTTCTTGGTTATGGCGGGCATGACCATGATTGTTCCTTTTCTCCCTTTATATCTTCAAGAGCTCGGTGTTACGGAGCCGCATGCCCTCGCCACCTGGTCGGGGATTATTTTTGCGGGGAACTTCGTGACCTCGTTCGTCTTTCAGCCCCTCTGGGGCGGCCTGGCGGACCGCTACGGCCGCAAGGTGATGCTGCTCCGCTCAGGCTTCGGCATGGCGGTCGTCATGACGCTGATGGGCTTTGCCACAGGTCCCTGGCACCTGCTGCTGCTGCGCCTGGTGAACGGCACGATCTCCGGCTTCATTCCTGCCGGCGTCGCCCTGATGTCCGCCACGGCTCCCCGCGAGCGGATGGGCTTCGCCATGGGTACGCTGCAGTCCGGCGCGGTCGCCGGCTCGATCCTCGGGCCGCTGTTCGGCGGACTGCTCGCCGAGTGGATCGGCTACCGGTACATCTTTTATATCACCGGGGGGCTGCTCTTCCTGGCTTCGATGCTGGCGGCGCTCCTCGTCAAGGAGACGTTCGACAGCAAGGCTGCGGCCCAAAAGCCGAAGCAGTCCATGTCGGCCGCCTTCAAGCAGCTTCGGGGCATCCCACAGCTTCCATCGCTCTATGCGGTCACGTTCCTGATCCAGTTCTCGCTCCTCAGCGTGCTGCCGCTCCTCCCTCTGTTCGTGCAAAAGCTGCATGGAACGGGGGAGATGCTGGCGTTCTATGCCGGGATGGTCGGCTCGATTACCGGCTTCTCGAACATGATCGCCTCACCGCTGCTCGGCCGGTTATCCGACCGGATCGGGCCCGAGCGGATCCTCGCCATCTGTCTCATCGGCGCGGCGATAGCCTCCGTACCGCAGGCCCTGGTCCAGAACGTCTGGCAGCTGTTCGCCGCCCGCTTCTTCCTCGGCATCTTCCTGGGCGGCCTGCTGCCGACCGTGAACAGCCTCATCCGCAAGTATACGCCGGGCGGGATGGAGAGCCGCTCGTACTCCTTCAACTCGAGCGCCCTCAGCCTCGGCAACATGCTCGGACCGGTCGTCGGGGGCTTCGTGTCGGGGTATGTCACGATTCAGCAGCTGTTTCTGATCTCGGCCGTACTCCTGTTCGTCAATGCGGTGTGGGTGTACAAGTCCCTGCTCAGCCGCCTGCCGCGCAAAGGTTCTTCCGGTTCAGGGGAGGCGCCCGCGTCTCCTTAA
- a CDS encoding metallophosphoesterase family protein, which yields MERIAVISDIHGNLPALEAAAEDIRSRGIRRIFCLGDLVGKGPQPAEAVDRIRELCERVVQGNWDHGIGTPQVKEAGVWQQERLGSEQLRYLGSLPFSADLLLSGRRIRLVHASAESVYTRVYRKSEKKEKLAMFENTEATGGFLGGEEAPDVVGYGDIHVPYLQTLKSGRRKGLLLFNTGAVGAPYDGLPQASYVILEGIEGSEAPGPFSVQMVRVPYDIERVVAIAERVKLPQLERFQYEMRTGLEQ from the coding sequence ATGGAACGCATCGCTGTCATCTCGGACATACACGGCAATCTTCCTGCGCTTGAGGCGGCTGCCGAGGACATTCGATCCCGGGGAATCCGCCGGATCTTCTGTCTTGGCGACCTGGTCGGCAAGGGACCCCAGCCGGCCGAAGCGGTGGATCGGATCCGTGAGCTCTGCGAACGGGTGGTCCAGGGCAACTGGGACCACGGTATCGGTACCCCGCAGGTGAAAGAGGCGGGCGTGTGGCAGCAGGAGCGGCTGGGCTCCGAGCAGCTGAGGTATCTCGGCAGCCTGCCGTTCTCGGCGGACCTGCTGCTGAGCGGCCGGCGCATCCGGCTCGTCCACGCCTCGGCGGAGAGCGTGTATACCCGCGTCTACCGCAAATCCGAGAAGAAAGAGAAGCTCGCGATGTTCGAGAATACGGAGGCCACCGGAGGCTTCCTCGGAGGGGAGGAAGCGCCGGATGTCGTAGGCTACGGCGATATTCACGTCCCGTACCTCCAGACGCTCAAATCGGGGCGCCGCAAGGGGCTGCTGCTCTTCAACACCGGCGCGGTCGGCGCCCCGTACGACGGACTCCCCCAGGCCAGCTATGTCATCCTGGAGGGGATCGAAGGCTCGGAGGCCCCCGGGCCCTTCTCGGTCCAGATGGTGCGCGTGCCTTACGACATCGAACGGGTCGTGGCTATTGCGGAGCGCGTCAAGCTGCCCCAGCTCGAGCGCTTCCAGTACGAAATGCGGACGGGCCTGGAACAGTAG